The Pseudopipra pipra isolate bDixPip1 chromosome 6, bDixPip1.hap1, whole genome shotgun sequence genome includes a region encoding these proteins:
- the PRPF39 gene encoding pre-mRNA-processing factor 39 isoform X2, whose product MESAEGTEEEQPTVSSDGPEPGAEPMAQEQHMDFSTEIMSVTEMEQSPDSSPDLHEESTQESEIPNIESLQTTDIEAGFPPDFDKFWKVVDDNPQDFTGWVYLLQYVEQENHLPAARKAFDRFFTHYPYCYGYWKKYADLEKRHDNVKQSDEVYRRGLQAIPLSVDLWIHYINFLKETLDPADPETNSTIRGAYEHAVLAAGTDFRSDRLWEMYINWENDQGNLREVTSIYDRILGIPTQLYSHHFQRFKEHIQNNLPRDFLTTEQFVQLRRELAAANGHSGEEQPAEELPCGTEDITDPAKLVTEIENMRHRIIEIHQEIFNHNEHEVSKRWTFEEAIKRPYFHVKPLEKIQLKNWKEYLEFEIENGTHERVVVLFERCVISCALYEDFWIKYAKYMENHSIEGVRHVYSRACTIHLPKKPMVHMLWAAFEEQQGNIEEARRILKTFEECILGLAMIRLRRVSLERRHGNMEEAELLLEDAVRNAKSITEASFYAIKLARHLFKVQKNLPKARKVLSEAIELDKENTKLYLNLLEMEYSGDLKQNEENILSCFDKAVHGALSIKMRITFSQRKVEFLEDFGSDVNKLLDAYDEHQALLKEQETLKRRAENGSEEPDEKKMLTEDPALASAQLMDGDMQVNQAAYNYNAWYQYNYQNAWNYGQYYHTT is encoded by the exons ATGGAGAGCGCCGAGGGCACGGAGGAGGAGCAGCCCACAGTGAGCAGTGATGGCCCCGAGCCCGGCGCCGAGCCCATggcccaggagcagcacatgGACTTCAGCACCGAGATCATGAGTGTCACCGAGATGGAGCAGTCCCCGGACAGCTCCCCCGACCTCCACGAGGAGAGCACGCAGGAGAGCGAGATTCCAAACATTGAGAGCTTACAGACCACGGACATTGAGGCCGGCTTCCCTCCGGATTTTGACAAGTTCTGGAAAGTAGTAGACGACAATCCCCAGGATTTCACAGGATGGGTATATCTACTGCAGTATGTAGAGCAGGAG AACCACCTGCCGGCGGCCAGGAAGGCCTTTGACCGGTTCTTCACGCACTACCCGTACTGCTACGGGTACTGGAAGAAGTACGCGGACCTGGAGAAGCGGCACGACAACGTGAAGCAGTCTGACGAG GTGTATCGCCGAGGGCTTCAGGCAATTCCTCTTAGTGTTGATCTATGGATACATTATATAAATTTCCTAAAGGAGACCTTGGACCCTGCCGATCCCGAAACTAACAGTACCATCCGGGG AGCCTATGAACATGCAGTCCTGGCTGCTGGGACAGATTTCCGTTCTGACAGACTCTGGGAAATGTATATAAACTGGGAAAATGACCAGGGAAACCTAAGGGAAGTTACCTCCATCTATGACCGCATCCTGGGAATCCCCACGCAGCTCTACAGTCACCACTTCCAGAG GTTTAAAGAGCACATCCAGAACAACCTTCCCCGGGACTTCCTGACCACGGAGCAGTTTGTGCAGCTGCGGCGGGAGCTGGCGGCGGCCAACGGGCACAGCGGGGAGGAACAGCCCGCCGAGGAGCTGCCCTGCGGCACCGAGGACATCACCGACCCCGCCAAG CTGGTCACTGAGATAGAGAACATGAGGCACAGAATCATTGAGATCCACCAGGAGATCTTTAACCACAATGAACATGAAGTCAGTAAGAGGTGGACGTTTGAGGAAGCG ATCAAGAGGCCTTACTTTCATGTAAAACCTCTGGAGaaaattcagctgaaaaacTGGAAAGAGTACTTAGAGTTTGAGATAGAGAATGGCACTCACGAGCGAGTCGTGGTCCTCTTTGAGAGATGTGTCATTTCATGTGCCCTCTATGAGGACTTCTGGATCAAG TATGCCAAATACATGGAGAACCACAGCATTGAGGGCGTGAGGCACGTGTACAGCAGGGCCTGCACCATCCACCTGCCCAAGAAGCCCATGGTGCACATGCTGTGGGCGGCCTTCGAGGAGCAGCAGG GCAACATTGAGGAGGCCAGGAGGATCCTGAAGACCTTTGAGGAGTGTATCCTGGGGCTGGCCATGATCCGCCTGCGCAGGGTGAGCTTGGAGCGCAGGCACGGCAACATGGAGGAGGCCGAGCTCCTGCTGGAGGACGCGGTCAGGAACGCCAAGTCCATCACTGAGGCCTCCTTCTATGCCATCAAACTGGCCAGGCACCTCTTCAAAGTGCAGAAGAACCTGCCAAAGGCAAGAAAAGTGCTGTCAGAAGCCATAGAACTTGACAAA GAAAACACCAAACTGTACCTGAACCTGCTGGAGATGGAGTACAGTGGGGACCTGAAGCAGAACGAGGAGAACATCCTGAGCTGCTTTGACAAGGCTGTCCATGGAGCCTTGTCTATCAAAATGAGGATCACCTTCTCCCAGAGAAAAGTGGAGTTCCTGGAAGATTTTGGGTCTGATGTGAACAA gcTCCTGGATGCTTATGATGAACACCAGGCACTGCTGAAGGAGCAGGAGACGCTGAAGAGACGGGCGGAGAACGG